DNA sequence from the Deinococcus depolymerans genome:
CTCACGCGCGGCAGTCTACGCGTATCCTCGCCGGATGACCGACGCGCCCCTCACGAACGACCGCCAGCGCACCTACACCTGGGCCGACACCGCTCCTGCCCTGGCCGCCCTGCGCACCCTCAGCGGCCTGGAATTCCTGCGCGCCATCGCCCGCGGGGACCTGCCCGCCTCACCCATCGGCCTGACCCTGGGCATGGAACCCCTGCGCGAGGAGGACTTCACGGAGGGCCGCGCCGTGTTCCGCCTGAAACCCCAGGAATTCCACTACAACCCCATCGGCAGCGTGCACGGCGGCGTGTTCGCCACGCTGCTCGACTCCGCGCTGGCCTGCGCCATTCACACCACGCTGCCCGCCGGGGTGGGGTACACCACGCTGGAACTGAAATTCAACTGCGTGCGCCCCCTGATCGCCGGCGGCCCGGAAGTGCAGGCCGTGGGGCAGGTCGTCGCTGCCACCCGCCAGACCGCCATCGCCGAGGGCCGCATCGTGGATGAAGCCGGCAAACTGTACGCGCACGCCACGACCACCTGTCTGCTCCTGCGGTAAACCCCTGCCAGTGAACTTCAGCGGCCGTGCGGCGTGCGGTCCATCCAGGCGCTCAGGGCTTCCGCCACGTTCCCCGGGCTGACCACGACCACCGCCGCGCCCGCCTGGGCCGCTGCGGACGCGGCCGCGCACTCGCCCGCCGGGCCGCCCGCGCTGTCCGCGCCCGTCCAGGCGGGGAACTCGCCGCCCTCGTGGTACTCCACGCCGCCCGCGTCGTTCACCACGCGTTCCGGCACGCTGACCGCCGGGCCGCCCGACAGGGCTGACGGGGCCACCACGATCACGCCGCGCGGGTCCGCCTCGCGCAGCGCCGCCAGCAGCGGCGTCAGGCCCTCATGCACGATCAGTGTCACGCGGCCCTTGCCGTCCACGCCCGCCAGCTCCTCTGCCAGCCCACCCGCCAGGGACGGGGGA
Encoded proteins:
- a CDS encoding PaaI family thioesterase: MTDAPLTNDRQRTYTWADTAPALAALRTLSGLEFLRAIARGDLPASPIGLTLGMEPLREEDFTEGRAVFRLKPQEFHYNPIGSVHGGVFATLLDSALACAIHTTLPAGVGYTTLELKFNCVRPLIAGGPEVQAVGQVVAATRQTAIAEGRIVDEAGKLYAHATTTCLLLR